The DNA sequence TTGTCACTTATTTTAATTCAGAgcgtggaaaaaaaaaaagctggTGCTTGAAAACAATGTGCTATACGAAACAGAAATAAGACAGGGTCTTGTAAAAATACAGGCATCAGATACGCCATTTGTTCTGGGAGCTGATGATTTGGACCTGAGGATGAAACATAGAATTAAAGGAGAAAATAGATATCTTGATGGAAAAACATTCACATCTGCCTCAACCTTCTGCAAAGCTGTTCGGAAATCGTACGTTTAGCTATTTAAAGTTTTTATGCATAACTTTCTCTCTTTTTCAGCTCAACTACTCCATGCTTCAGTTTATCATGAAATTTGTGTAATGTGGACAGATTGGACAATGAGACCCATGTTTACACCGAAGGAACAGCTAGGTTCATATACGGGCACGGCCATGGCCATAATTCTGCAACTAAGCATAACTAAACTCGATCAGGACTTGATGTGATTGGCTACTATGAACACTACAGAGGAGCATAAGAACATGGAAGAGTGACACCGAAGAAAGCATTTTCAAAACAATTAATACGGTTGTCTTCATTAAGCATTGTCCTACTCTTTGTTTTATCTTAACTTTGTTTATTCTATCATTTGCTAATGTAATCAGGTTTCAAAAGGaatgataatattaaaaagtaTTGTACCCTTTGATATTGTGCTGTCTGAGCTCTATTAAACAATCAATGAGATGAAATGAAACCAATTTAGTTTTAAGTAAAATTGGTTTCTAATTCAGTATTGTAAAGCTAAAAAGTACAAACTGAGGATACAAGACCAGCTCCAGAGGTCGACTGGGACTGTGAAGGCATCAAAAGATCAAATGACCTATATCTTTTTTCTACAGCTTCAAATTCTTGCTGTAATTTCCCTTCCATTTGACTCTATAGTACTTTTTAGGAAATTGGGAGATAACACAGAAGTTTCAACATTAATACTATATCAACATTCATATAATTATAAGAAGAAGAAACCAGAAGAGTCTTAAAACATTACAAATAACAAAATGTCAAGCCAAGCAGGACATCAACTAGCAGAATGTAAAGAAATTCAACAAAACACTAAATTTCCACCTCCCTTGTGGCTACTACTTTCCACCATTAACATCAATCGGAAATACTTTCATTATCCATTCCCAATTCCCATTCTGAAGATTCCTGCGACCTCGATGATGAAGCAGCCCACTTGATTCGTTTGAATCCTGTGAGTGAAAACAAGCTCTTCGTATACTTTAAAACTTCATGAGGTGCAACGTTAAAATACCTAGGGACTTCTGTGGTTAATTTGTTCTTCGAGTTATACAATAACCGATCACCATCTACACCATGTAGTAAGAATTGAATATTGTTAAAAAGGCCCTCAACAAAGAGAAACGGCACATCTAAATCAAGGCTGAGCACTTTAGTCCATAATGCCTCAACTCCACAGCCAGAAAGACATGCCTCATTGTCTAGTGTCCACAATTTAATCACATTGTTGTCCCCGTTACTATCATAAAAAATGAAGGCAATAGTATCCTTGTATTGAGCAATGTGTATTCCACTAGAATTCTCAACATCATCAAAAGGACCAACAGGGAgcttaatatcacaaataaacaCCTCCTTGTTTAAATCAAAAGCAATCATACCTTTGATACCACTATAGTATCCGGTTGCTAACAGAAATCCGTGAAAGCATACATTAAATACAATGTGTCCGGAGATATTAATAAGCCCGTGCTTAATCTTTCGCCAATCATTCCTGTTTGAAGAATAGACCTCCGCAAAAAGAGGTCCAGATACAACTCTAACAACTTTAAAATCCAAGTCAATGTGATCAAAGCCAAAGCCTAAAGCAACACCAAACATAGTATCATTGGGTATAGTATAAGGGGGAATGAGCTTGGACTGCTTAGTGGCAGGATTCCAAAGATATAAATCTTCTTTATTTTTGGCAGCAGGCCACTTGGAGACCGAAACCAAAACACAAACAATACCACATTCCGAACCAATAAGTAGAGATTCAGGCTCACAGGGACAGTTGGGATACTCAAAGGGATACTCACCTTGCGAGTAAGGAAAATTCAAATCCTCTGTAATGTCACTCGAATCGAGATGATAGAGTGAAAAACTGCCGTCATCTCCTACTTCGGGTTGGAGTGAATCATGGTGAACGATGAGGATTTGATCATCTTTAGGAGCAATTGCGAGATGTGATAAAGCGAAACGATGACTCGAAATAATGGACAACCAAGTTTTGGACACCGATTTGAATCGGAGTAACGACTCCAACGGAAGGCGGAGGAAAATCTCAGTCCACAGATCATCAGTGAAATTACTCATCACCAGTTCCCAGCGTTTTGAAGCTCTCTTAGTCCTGCTATTTTCTTCCATATTCAAAGAGCTTTGCCGCTAAATTAgggtttggaaaaaaaattcgaGATGAATGAGTGTTTTCTTATGGGTTCGGAAAATGTTTTGGGGCACGTAATTCACAGGagtaattatgtaaaaaaacatgtacatagTGGATTTTAAATGGAATGAGTAtcctgcatttacatcaacaacTCCAATTAAAATCTATCCCATCATTTGCCACATAATTTTACATACACAATTATCTAAACAACATAACTATGtagttacaaaaatatatagctataaatatatatttatgtgatcaccCTAGCTATGTTAATTTataaattcccaaattattttaataaataataaagacaattatgaa is a window from the Daucus carota subsp. sativus chromosome 8, DH1 v3.0, whole genome shotgun sequence genome containing:
- the LOC108198457 gene encoding putative F-box/kelch-repeat protein At1g12870, yielding MEENSRTKRASKRWELVMSNFTDDLWTEIFLRLPLESLLRFKSVSKTWLSIISSHRFALSHLAIAPKDDQILIVHHDSLQPEVGDDGSFSLYHLDSSDITEDLNFPYSQGEYPFEYPNCPCEPESLLIGSECGIVCVLVSVSKWPAAKNKEDLYLWNPATKQSKLIPPYTIPNDTMFGVALGFGFDHIDLDFKVVRVVSGPLFAEVYSSNRNDWRKIKHGLINISGHIVFNVCFHGFLLATGYYSGIKGMIAFDLNKEVFICDIKLPVGPFDDVENSSGIHIAQYKDTIAFIFYDSNGDNNVIKLWTLDNEACLSGCGVEALWTKVLSLDLDVPFLFVEGLFNNIQFLLHGVDGDRLLYNSKNKLTTEVPRYFNVAPHEVLKYTKSLFSLTGFKRIKWAASSSRSQESSEWELGMDNESISD